tttaacaattttgtaatttataaaatagtaaattattaattttagttaatttattaaattcaataaattattaagtttatgaagttcattaataaaatcaattaggtttattaatcttaataaatcattttttggaaaaatcattaaatttattaagttgATAAATTACGGATTGACCCTATTAACTTAAATTTAGATCAATTTAACCCGACTGTGATGTTGGTAccatattaacataaacttcgTACATGTGGtatgtattaacataaacttCGTGTAGTTATTGACACATTCTAATACATCAGATGGTTTCCACCATATTAGTGTAAACGTCGTATACCTAGGAAACTTTTATCCTTAGAAATACGATGTGGAGATAACTGATACAATCAAAGTAGATAAACGAGTGTTGATTAGTTTTCTGCCGGTTTTATAAACTTGATTCGAATTATATTAATAAGCGAACCGGGCGGTGTTTTGTCTGGTTTAGAAATACGATGTGGAGAACCACGAGGGAACAAGTAGATTAAAGTTATGAATGAAGAAATGTGAAGGAGAACCAAGACTACACTTACGAGGCTGGTCAGCACTAAAGTCAATTATAATTGATCTTGTGTATGACTGATGAATTGtagcctttaaaaaaaaaagaaaaacagaaaaaaaaaatcttttaacaACAACGATATATACTTAatcgattttttctttttgatcagTACTTAATCGATTAAACAGTGTAAGGCCAATACAAGAGAAATGAACCAACCAAATAGGTGGtgaatcaaaataaattgaatatttCTTGAATTGGTAACACCTGTCTTGAAAAGAATAACAGCCGCCTTTGTTTGCACGAGGTAAAACCTTATTCATTTTGTATCTCTATATAacggtttgtttgttttttataacCTTTTGCCTCTTATTGTATGTATTtgttgttcattttttttttctggaataaaaaaaattaaaatgaatttatttcttttaatatttagtttgtttaACAGTTGCGGTTAACAAAAAGGGTTTTGGGTGTGTTTGTCATCGGGATTGATGAATGAAAACCTACAAAAATTAAAGACGACGCCATTAAAGGAGAGACCAAAAAGCTTAAAACGATGTCATAAAAACATAAAGGTTTTGGTTGTGTTTTGTGTTTGTCATCGGGATTTGATGAATCAAAAGCAACAATAACGACGAAGCTAAAGCATagtattgattaaaaaaaataaaaacccacGGATAGATCAAGTCATAACAATAAGTCTGGAGAAAAAGATGAACAGATCAAATGTCACTTTCTGTCATCATTATTTAAggtaaaaaagagagagaagggacGAGATGAAACTCAATCACCTTACGCGGCGATTCCCATACCGGCACCTCCTGTACCCGGATCGTTGTTACCTCCGTCGCCACCTGCACCGGGATGGTTGCCTCCGTgcccaccaccaccacgacAGTACTTCTTCATCATCAGGAACTTGTTACGTTTGTTCATCCGCCCTCCTCTACCCCTACGATTCTTCTGTTTCTTCCACAGCTTCATCAACTTCGAGCGCTGCATCCACTTCCTCTGACGTCCGGTCATCCACTTCCTCTGACGTCCGGTCATCCTCTTCCTCTGACGTCCGGTCTTCCTTCGCGCGGCCAGGAACGCAAACACCATAGCCGCCTTCTTGCTGGTTTCATGTAcaggaataaaataaaaatatataaatcaatgcATTCACTTTTACGAAGAAAGAGATCAGAACAGACAA
The genomic region above belongs to Raphanus sativus cultivar WK10039 unplaced genomic scaffold, ASM80110v3 Scaffold3415, whole genome shotgun sequence and contains:
- the LOC130506572 gene encoding uncharacterized protein LOC130506572; this encodes MASKKNNKKAAMVFAFLAARRKTGRQRKRMTGRQRKWMTGRQRKWMQRSKLMKLWKKQKNRRGRGGRMNKRNKFLMMKKYCRGGGGHGGNHPGAGGDGGNNDPGTGGAGMGIAA